Proteins encoded together in one Marinithermus hydrothermalis DSM 14884 window:
- a CDS encoding ATP-dependent nuclease, giving the protein MARIRKLTIEGYRSIRDPIEIIFPQDQPVVLMGENNAGKSNIVRALQLVLGPSWPGNHEPEDYEFFGRERNRAIRIEIEFNPDDPLGGRFSRLVWCYDPSSEEPIYFRGFKPYGEERYIKTEDRDTCIAMVVEAERSLHYHLSYSSKWTLLSRLMHRFHRALSGHDQVRNDLENLFGQIKGKFHEVPEFKDFVENLQDEFGDLIANMPHRLQVDFEAYNPVNFFHALRLHAAEGDEPRTLEEMGTGEQQVLALAFAYAYARAFHGGILLVVEEPEAHLHPLAQRWLARRLRSRCQQGLQVLLTTHSPAFVSIEGLEGLVLVYKEEGSTRVRQLSRADLVQKCIHMGAPSNRVNEGNILPFYAANATSDILSGFFARVIVLVEGQADELALPILFAKRGFDVEREGVAILGVGGKGNLAKWYRLFSAYGLPCYIVFDNDARDDNSGTKRRDALRAVGITDETEADQLIGLKTCTYAPWGYLCARTT; this is encoded by the coding sequence ATGGCACGAATCAGAAAGCTAACCATTGAGGGGTATCGTTCCATCCGTGATCCAATCGAGATCATATTTCCCCAAGATCAGCCTGTGGTTCTTATGGGAGAGAATAACGCTGGCAAATCCAACATCGTAAGGGCCCTTCAGCTTGTGTTAGGACCTTCCTGGCCCGGTAACCACGAGCCGGAGGATTATGAGTTCTTTGGTCGTGAAAGAAATCGAGCAATCAGAATTGAAATTGAATTCAACCCAGATGACCCGCTTGGCGGGCGATTTTCTCGTCTTGTATGGTGTTATGACCCTTCATCAGAAGAACCAATCTATTTTCGTGGTTTCAAACCCTATGGTGAGGAGAGGTATATAAAAACAGAAGATCGTGACACTTGTATAGCCATGGTAGTTGAGGCGGAGCGAAGCCTCCACTATCACCTCAGCTATTCTTCAAAGTGGACGCTACTCAGCCGTCTTATGCATCGCTTTCATCGCGCCCTGAGCGGGCATGATCAGGTCCGCAATGACCTCGAAAATCTCTTTGGGCAGATTAAGGGAAAGTTTCATGAGGTTCCAGAATTCAAAGACTTTGTAGAAAACCTTCAGGATGAGTTTGGCGACCTGATTGCCAATATGCCACACCGTCTCCAGGTCGACTTTGAAGCGTATAATCCTGTGAATTTCTTCCATGCCCTTCGACTGCATGCTGCGGAAGGAGACGAACCTCGCACACTGGAAGAGATGGGAACAGGAGAGCAGCAGGTTCTGGCTCTTGCTTTTGCGTACGCTTATGCCCGGGCATTCCACGGTGGGATTCTTCTTGTGGTTGAGGAACCAGAAGCCCATCTTCATCCGCTTGCCCAGAGATGGCTGGCCCGTCGGTTACGGTCAAGATGCCAACAGGGACTCCAGGTACTTTTGACCACGCACAGTCCGGCTTTTGTCTCCATTGAAGGGTTGGAGGGCCTTGTGCTGGTGTATAAAGAGGAGGGATCTACACGGGTACGCCAGTTGTCTCGAGCCGATCTTGTGCAAAAATGCATTCACATGGGAGCACCTTCCAACCGTGTAAATGAAGGCAATATCCTGCCTTTCTATGCAGCAAATGCCACAAGCGACATTTTGTCAGGCTTTTTCGCTCGAGTCATTGTGCTTGTGGAAGGCCAGGCTGATGAGTTGGCCCTTCCCATCCTCTTTGCAAAACGAGGATTCGACGTAGAACGCGAAGGAGTCGCGATTCTGGGGGTAGGGGGGAAGGGAAATCTTGCCAAATGGTATCGGCTGTTTAGCGCATATGGGCTCCCCTGTTACATTGTTTTTGATAACGATGCAAGAGACGATAATAGCGGAACGAAGAGGAGAGATGCCCTCAGAGCAGTAGGGATAACTGATGAAACCGAGGCGGATCAGCTGATTGGACTCAAAACTTGCACTTATGCACCCTGGGGATACCTATGCGCCAGGACCACTTGA
- a CDS encoding type I restriction-modification system subunit M, translating into MPVDINTLETWLWEAACAIRGPVDAPKFKDYILPLVFLKRLSDVFEDELERLAEEYGDRETAEQIIEDERAGGTISRGRGSVRFYIPENARWPRIRAHGRAGLGQFLTDAVRAVARENPRLQGVIDLVDFNATAAGQRIVPDEYLARLVDVLSHHRLGLQDVEPDILGRAYEYLLRKFAEGQGQSAGEFYTPREVAVLMARILEPEPGMTVYDPACGSGGLLIKCHLRLLETHGEQQNGHRCLPPEHAPLQLYGQEINPATFAMARMNAVIHDMEADIRLGDTMRNPAFKDASGRLMRFDLVVANPMWNQIFPTEVYENDPYERFAFGTPPASTADWGWLQHMLASLSDTGRMAVVLDTGAVSRGSGTQGSNRERDIRKAFVEADLIEAVVLLPENLFYNTTAPGIILVVNRRKRHPGEILLINASKLFAKGRPKNYLAEEHIETIARLYHEWKAEEGLSAIITNDEAARNDYNLSPSRYVASNDQEEVLPLEEAVVLLREAEEERADADRKLNEALHILGMVE; encoded by the coding sequence ATGCCTGTCGATATCAACACACTAGAAACCTGGCTTTGGGAAGCTGCTTGCGCCATTCGCGGGCCGGTGGACGCGCCGAAGTTTAAGGACTACATCCTCCCCCTGGTCTTTCTGAAACGGCTTTCCGACGTCTTTGAGGATGAGCTTGAGCGCCTGGCCGAGGAGTACGGCGATCGAGAGACCGCCGAACAGATCATTGAGGATGAACGCGCGGGCGGCACCATTTCCAGAGGCCGCGGCTCGGTGCGCTTTTATATTCCGGAAAATGCACGCTGGCCACGTATCCGCGCCCACGGTCGGGCTGGACTTGGACAGTTCCTCACCGATGCAGTGCGCGCCGTGGCCCGCGAAAACCCACGCCTGCAGGGCGTGATTGACCTGGTGGACTTCAACGCCACAGCCGCCGGGCAGCGCATCGTACCCGACGAGTACCTGGCCAGGCTGGTGGATGTGCTCTCCCACCATCGTTTGGGCCTGCAGGATGTGGAGCCGGACATCCTGGGCCGGGCGTATGAGTACCTTTTGCGGAAATTCGCCGAGGGCCAGGGGCAAAGCGCGGGCGAGTTCTACACCCCGCGCGAGGTGGCGGTGCTCATGGCCCGCATCCTGGAGCCCGAGCCCGGCATGACCGTCTACGACCCGGCCTGCGGCTCCGGCGGGTTGCTCATCAAGTGCCACCTCCGCCTGCTGGAAACCCACGGTGAACAACAAAACGGCCACCGCTGCTTGCCACCCGAACACGCACCCTTGCAACTCTATGGTCAGGAGATCAACCCCGCGACCTTCGCGATGGCCCGCATGAACGCGGTCATCCACGACATGGAGGCCGACATCCGCCTGGGCGACACCATGCGCAACCCCGCCTTCAAGGACGCGAGCGGCCGGCTCATGCGCTTTGACCTGGTGGTGGCCAACCCCATGTGGAACCAGATCTTCCCCACCGAGGTGTATGAGAACGACCCCTACGAGCGCTTTGCCTTCGGCACCCCGCCGGCCTCTACCGCGGACTGGGGCTGGCTGCAGCACATGCTGGCCTCCCTGAGCGACACGGGGCGCATGGCAGTGGTGCTCGATACGGGCGCGGTGAGCCGTGGGAGCGGCACGCAGGGCAGCAACCGCGAGCGGGATATTCGCAAGGCGTTTGTCGAAGCGGACCTGATCGAGGCGGTGGTGCTCCTCCCCGAAAACCTGTTCTACAACACCACCGCGCCGGGCATCATCCTGGTGGTCAATCGTCGCAAACGCCACCCCGGTGAAATCCTGCTCATCAACGCCAGCAAACTGTTCGCCAAGGGGCGGCCCAAGAACTACCTGGCCGAGGAGCACATCGAGACCATCGCCCGGCTCTACCACGAATGGAAGGCCGAGGAGGGGCTTTCGGCCATCATCACCAACGACGAAGCTGCCCGCAACGACTACAACCTTTCCCCCAGCCGCTATGTGGCGAGCAACGACCAAGAAGAGGTGCTACCGCTGGAAGAAGCGGTGGTGCTTCTGCGCGAGGCGGAAGAGGAACGCGCTGATGCGGATCGGAAGTTGAATGAGGCATTGCACATTTTGGGGATGGTAGAGTAA
- a CDS encoding ABC transporter permease, whose protein sequence is MTLLRLAWRNIWRHRQRTVLLVIVVAYATLTTVFFWSFADGYAASVIDAHARYIAAPVRVASVAWYADPDPENGLPSLEVLSSLEAVPGVRAVAPRLEFPALLRSAYASEPVTARGVDPSLEPRVSRVPQKVRQGRWLEGPGEVVLGYKLAERLDVRLGERVVLDTAALAGPQARGLTLVGIVDAGVSTVDHAAVFVHLADARALTGLDTATTLALDVPRGREAEVARRAQAVLPEGLEARQVWDLIGPIKTDVQASKIMAIPIGLLFALFAAAAVTSTVLVSVMERTREFGVIAALGLSTRSLAGLVALESILATTLGWVAGLVLGYALITYTATHNVFGPLFAASGEAFTAAGLTEEFYTVVHPIYALYALATVVFAGLLATLIPGRRVRGLNPAEAMRAE, encoded by the coding sequence ATGACGCTCCTACGGCTTGCCTGGCGTAACATCTGGCGGCACCGGCAACGCACGGTCCTGCTCGTGATCGTGGTGGCGTACGCCACGCTGACCACCGTGTTCTTCTGGAGCTTCGCGGACGGGTACGCGGCCTCCGTTATCGACGCGCACGCCCGGTACATCGCCGCGCCCGTGCGCGTCGCGAGCGTCGCGTGGTACGCCGACCCCGACCCCGAGAACGGCCTGCCTTCCCTCGAGGTGCTCTCGTCCCTCGAGGCGGTGCCTGGGGTGCGGGCCGTCGCGCCGCGGCTCGAGTTCCCCGCGTTGTTGCGTTCGGCCTATGCCTCTGAGCCGGTCACGGCCCGCGGGGTCGACCCGAGCCTCGAGCCGCGGGTCAGCCGCGTCCCCCAGAAGGTACGGCAGGGGCGTTGGCTCGAGGGGCCGGGGGAGGTCGTGCTGGGGTATAAGCTCGCCGAGCGCTTGGACGTGCGCCTTGGGGAGCGGGTGGTTCTTGACACGGCCGCCCTCGCCGGGCCGCAAGCGCGGGGGCTCACGCTCGTTGGGATCGTGGATGCGGGCGTCAGCACCGTGGACCACGCCGCGGTGTTCGTGCACCTTGCGGACGCTCGGGCGTTGACCGGCCTGGACACCGCGACCACCTTGGCTTTGGACGTGCCGCGTGGGCGCGAGGCTGAGGTCGCGCGACGCGCGCAGGCCGTCCTGCCCGAGGGGCTAGAGGCCCGGCAGGTGTGGGACCTGATTGGCCCCATTAAGACGGACGTGCAGGCCTCCAAGATCATGGCCATTCCGATCGGTTTGCTCTTCGCGTTGTTCGCGGCGGCCGCCGTGACCAGTACGGTCCTCGTCAGCGTGATGGAGCGCACCCGGGAGTTCGGTGTGATCGCGGCTCTCGGGTTAAGCACCCGCAGCCTGGCCGGCCTTGTCGCGCTGGAGTCCATCCTGGCCACCACCCTCGGGTGGGTGGCGGGGCTTGTGCTCGGGTACGCGCTCATCACGTACACCGCGACCCATAACGTTTTCGGCCCGCTGTTCGCCGCGAGCGGCGAAGCCTTTACCGCCGCGGGGCTCACCGAGGAGTTCTACACCGTCGTGCATCCAATCTACGCCCTGTACGCCCTGGCCACCGTCGTCTTCGCCGGGCTTCTCGCCACCCTTATCCCGGGGCGTCGGGTCCGCGGGTTAAACCCCGCGGAAGCCATGCGGGCGGAGTAA
- the cdd gene encoding cytidine deaminase translates to MNDLLTLAKHALEHAYAPYSRFPVAAAVRSASGAVYLGVNVENSAYPLSRCAEQIAVGALVTAGEREIAEVVIYSTSSPPATPCGACRQILAEFGRPNTRVRCVNPAGETREFTLAELLPHAFHLPVD, encoded by the coding sequence ATGAACGACCTGCTTACCCTAGCGAAACACGCGCTTGAACACGCTTACGCACCGTACTCCCGGTTCCCCGTAGCCGCCGCGGTCCGAAGCGCTTCCGGCGCGGTATACCTGGGCGTGAACGTTGAGAACAGCGCCTACCCCCTCTCCCGCTGCGCCGAGCAGATCGCGGTGGGCGCGCTCGTGACCGCAGGAGAACGTGAGATCGCGGAGGTCGTGATCTACTCCACCAGCTCCCCCCCCGCCACCCCGTGCGGCGCCTGCCGGCAGATCCTGGCGGAGTTCGGCCGCCCCAATACCCGGGTGCGCTGCGTGAACCCCGCGGGAGAAACGCGCGAGTTCACGCTCGCGGAGCTGCTACCCCACGCCTTCCACCTCCCCGTGGATTGA
- a CDS encoding AlbA family DNA-binding domain-containing protein, with amino-acid sequence MPRIDLQESETVEFKRQWTDRALEDLAAFANTRGGTLLVGIREDGGIVGVKVDDREIQRITNLIAAHLGITPSIRVVEMEGRPVLEIRVEPASGLVPYGGRYLRRVGTTNRDFAPDELARHLLERSGRSWDGLPSEWTLGEMDPEAFAHFARLARARLPHLDPENPDQALQNLGLLSDGRLTNAGVLLFGKRPQRLFPQAQVRIGMFRGNEILDSHDFQGTLWEQLEGAMARFRQVLKVRFEIKVEEATLEGLQRKEVWEYPLDALREAVVNALVHRDYTYPADIQIRLEEDRLEVWSPGELPPPLTPEALYGPHRSVLRNPLIAQAFYFAGVIERWGTGTTRIVQLCREQGLPDPEFANWQGGVRVVFSKDPYTPERLRAIGLNKRQIQAVLYVKEHGKITNTKYQQITGVSKPTATRDLDALVRLGILEREGTAGRGVYYTLTAHKGLKGLKKGSETAQRGQNGDI; translated from the coding sequence GTGCCCAGGATCGACCTGCAAGAAAGCGAAACCGTGGAGTTCAAACGGCAGTGGACCGACCGTGCCCTGGAGGACCTGGCGGCCTTCGCCAACACCCGCGGCGGAACGCTCCTCGTGGGCATTCGCGAAGATGGCGGGATCGTGGGGGTGAAGGTGGACGACCGGGAAATCCAGCGGATAACGAACCTCATCGCCGCCCATCTGGGCATTACACCGTCCATCCGGGTCGTGGAGATGGAGGGACGTCCGGTGCTGGAAATCCGGGTAGAACCGGCATCCGGCCTGGTCCCTTACGGCGGTCGGTATCTTCGCCGAGTTGGCACGACCAATCGGGACTTTGCACCGGACGAACTGGCCCGCCACCTCCTGGAGCGCTCTGGCCGCAGTTGGGACGGTTTGCCCAGCGAGTGGACGCTGGGCGAGATGGACCCGGAAGCGTTCGCCCACTTTGCCCGTCTTGCCCGCGCCCGGCTTCCCCACCTGGATCCCGAAAACCCCGATCAGGCACTGCAAAACCTCGGGCTTTTGAGTGACGGGCGGCTCACGAACGCCGGGGTGTTGCTTTTCGGGAAGCGCCCGCAGCGGCTCTTTCCTCAGGCCCAGGTGCGCATCGGAATGTTCCGCGGCAACGAGATTCTGGACAGCCACGACTTTCAGGGCACGCTCTGGGAGCAACTGGAGGGGGCCATGGCGCGCTTCCGCCAGGTGCTCAAGGTGCGCTTTGAGATCAAGGTCGAGGAGGCCACGCTTGAGGGGCTTCAGCGCAAGGAGGTCTGGGAGTATCCGCTGGATGCCCTGCGCGAGGCGGTGGTCAATGCGCTCGTCCACCGCGATTACACCTATCCGGCCGACATTCAGATTCGGCTGGAAGAGGATCGTCTGGAAGTCTGGAGCCCGGGCGAACTACCGCCGCCGCTGACGCCGGAGGCGCTGTATGGACCACACAGATCGGTGCTGCGTAACCCGCTGATCGCCCAGGCCTTCTACTTTGCCGGCGTGATCGAGCGCTGGGGCACGGGGACCACGCGCATCGTTCAGCTTTGCCGGGAACAGGGCCTGCCCGATCCTGAATTCGCCAACTGGCAGGGCGGGGTGCGGGTGGTCTTCAGCAAGGACCCCTACACGCCGGAGCGGCTGCGGGCGATAGGGCTGAACAAGCGGCAGATCCAGGCGGTGCTGTATGTGAAGGAGCACGGGAAAATCACCAATACGAAATACCAGCAAATCACCGGCGTTTCCAAGCCAACGGCCACCCGTGATTTGGACGCGCTGGTCCGTCTGGGCATTTTGGAAAGAGAGGGTACCGCAGGCCGTGGTGTTTATTACACGCTAACGGCTCATAAAGGGCTCAAAGGGCTCAAAAAGGGGTCAGAAACGGCTCAAAGGGGCCAAAATGGGGACATATAG
- a CDS encoding M48 family metallopeptidase: MNGAPASSSGDAHADAIPRDVLISEVRAWARRMGVENRLREIHVRPMKRKWASISTRGRLTLNSDLLRQSAAFRRQVLVHELVHLKLGHGAHNKLFRSLVRAYLALDASEKKPGDLQG, translated from the coding sequence ATGAATGGTGCGCCCGCTTCCTCTTCTGGAGACGCTCATGCAGACGCAATCCCCCGTGACGTCCTCATTTCCGAGGTTCGGGCGTGGGCGCGGCGCATGGGTGTGGAAAACCGCTTGCGGGAAATTCACGTGCGCCCCATGAAGCGTAAATGGGCCAGCATCTCCACCCGGGGGCGGCTCACACTGAACAGTGACCTCCTAAGGCAATCTGCAGCGTTTCGCCGCCAGGTGCTTGTGCACGAGCTGGTGCACCTCAAGCTCGGTCATGGGGCTCATAACAAGCTGTTTAGATCCTTGGTGCGGGCCTATTTAGCGCTAGATGCTTCAGAGAAAAAACCCGGGGACCTGCAGGGTTAA
- the sdaAB gene encoding L-serine ammonia-lyase, iron-sulfur-dependent subunit beta produces the protein MSLLDMIGPVMVGPSSSHTAGACRIALLARHMLQSPPKRVVFDLHGSFAKTGKGHGTHLALAAGVQGMRPDDPRLPQSLELAEAAGLEIHFRNAELGDVHPNTVRITLENDEERVVTMGSSLGGGIVRIFSIDGFEVRVTGQAPTLLIKNVDTPGVIARVARVIADDEVNIAYLTCARQKRGGEAMMSIEVDRDLSQPALDYLNHLSYILWVRMLPQVAG, from the coding sequence ATGAGCCTGCTAGACATGATCGGCCCGGTAATGGTGGGCCCCTCCTCCAGCCACACCGCCGGCGCTTGTCGCATCGCGCTGCTCGCGCGTCACATGCTCCAATCCCCGCCGAAGCGGGTGGTGTTCGACCTGCACGGCTCGTTCGCCAAGACCGGCAAGGGGCACGGCACCCACCTGGCCCTCGCCGCTGGGGTGCAGGGCATGCGGCCGGACGACCCGCGCCTCCCGCAATCCCTGGAGCTTGCTGAGGCGGCGGGCCTCGAGATCCACTTCCGGAACGCGGAGCTGGGGGACGTACACCCCAACACCGTGCGCATCACGCTGGAGAACGACGAGGAGCGCGTGGTCACGATGGGCTCGAGCCTGGGCGGGGGAATCGTGCGGATCTTTAGCATCGACGGGTTCGAGGTGCGCGTGACCGGTCAAGCGCCGACCCTGTTGATCAAGAACGTGGACACCCCGGGCGTGATCGCGCGCGTCGCGCGGGTGATTGCGGACGATGAGGTGAACATCGCGTACCTGACCTGCGCGCGGCAAAAGCGCGGAGGAGAGGCGATGATGTCCATCGAGGTGGACCGCGACCTCTCACAGCCCGCGCTGGACTACCTGAACCACCTGTCCTACATCCTGTGGGTTCGGATGCTGCCTCAGGTCGCGGGCTGA
- a CDS encoding type I restriction endonuclease subunit R, with translation MPWVSGRRGEGVKVYAGYAGGASFELTHLIRFFYGPTWSLSRKSLFNWRDEQAGDFETLVKSFVSPRRLLRVLTDYILFVRKDGELTKAVLRAHQMRATEKVVARSRDPGKRRGLVWHTQGSGKTYTMITVAKRLLEDPHFENPTVLMIVDRNELQQQLFQNLGAVGFRHVHVAQSKHHLRELLRNNTRGLIVSMIHKFDKADANLSDRDNIFVLIDEAHRSTGGDLGNYLMGTLPSATFIGFTGTPIDKTSHGKGTFKVFGGGDPGGYLDKYSIRESIEDGTTVPLHYQMAPNDLVVDREAMEQEFWAAAELEGVADVGELNRVLDRAVTLKNMLKSRERVEKIAAFVADHFQRYIRPMGYKAFLVAVDREACGFYKEALDRYLPPEMSRVVISRGHNDPAELRRYHLSDDEEAQVRKAFRKPGEQPEILIVTEKLLTGYDAPILYCMYLDKPMRDHVLLQAIARVNRPYEDDEGRRKTNGLIVDFVGIFDNLERALAFDSQDVEGVVEGLEVLEERFAALMEQGRREFLRLTHGKRGDKAVEVVLEYFRDKERREGFYTYFRELEEVYEILSPDPFLRPFLEDYRALVEMYRLLRSAYEPHVPVDKSFLRKTAEIVQQHTTMDTVHDPAVTYELGAGALLALIKQDVPDTVKVFNLLKELHQLVEAKGKEQPHLIPIGERAEAVRRAFEERQINSQQALQELSELVRNLKDAQEQRQKSDLSHEAFAVAWWLRMQKDFDPERAERLAISIEPIFKAFPHWATSAAQERELRKRLYKILIQDGVKGKDVVGWSDEMLSLLRRAAQ, from the coding sequence ATGCCCTGGGTCTCTGGCCGCCGGGGGGAGGGGGTGAAGGTTTATGCGGGATATGCGGGAGGTGCAAGTTTTGAGTTAACTCACCTGATTCGTTTCTTCTACGGGCCTACGTGGAGCCTCTCGCGTAAGTCGCTGTTTAACTGGCGGGACGAGCAGGCAGGGGATTTTGAAACGCTGGTGAAAAGCTTTGTATCCCCGCGGCGGTTGCTGCGCGTGCTTACGGATTACATCCTATTCGTACGCAAGGATGGTGAGCTTACCAAAGCGGTGCTCAGAGCGCACCAGATGCGCGCCACGGAAAAGGTTGTTGCTCGTTCGCGCGATCCGGGGAAGCGCCGTGGCCTTGTTTGGCATACTCAGGGCTCCGGTAAGACCTACACCATGATTACGGTTGCTAAGCGACTGCTGGAGGACCCCCACTTCGAAAATCCTACGGTACTGATGATCGTGGATCGTAATGAGCTCCAGCAGCAGCTTTTTCAGAACCTGGGGGCGGTGGGTTTTAGGCATGTCCACGTGGCCCAGAGTAAACACCACCTGCGTGAACTTCTGCGTAACAACACCCGAGGTTTGATCGTTTCCATGATCCACAAGTTTGATAAGGCTGATGCCAACCTGAGCGATCGCGACAATATCTTCGTGCTGATTGATGAGGCCCACCGGTCCACCGGCGGTGACTTGGGGAACTATCTCATGGGTACGCTCCCCAGCGCTACCTTCATTGGTTTTACGGGTACCCCCATTGACAAAACTTCCCACGGTAAGGGCACCTTCAAGGTGTTTGGTGGTGGGGATCCCGGCGGTTATCTGGACAAGTACTCCATTCGTGAATCCATCGAGGACGGCACGACCGTGCCTCTACACTACCAGATGGCTCCTAACGATCTGGTGGTGGATCGGGAGGCGATGGAGCAGGAGTTCTGGGCTGCTGCGGAGTTGGAGGGCGTGGCCGATGTAGGGGAGCTCAACCGCGTGCTTGACCGGGCTGTCACGTTGAAAAACATGCTTAAAAGCCGCGAGCGCGTGGAAAAGATTGCTGCATTTGTTGCTGATCACTTTCAGCGCTACATCCGACCCATGGGCTACAAGGCCTTCCTGGTGGCCGTAGACCGCGAAGCTTGCGGTTTCTACAAGGAGGCGCTGGACCGTTACTTGCCGCCGGAGATGAGCCGGGTGGTTATCAGCCGTGGCCATAACGATCCGGCAGAGCTCAGGCGTTACCACCTCAGCGACGATGAGGAGGCTCAGGTGCGTAAGGCATTCCGCAAGCCGGGCGAGCAGCCGGAAATCCTCATCGTTACTGAGAAATTGCTCACTGGATACGATGCGCCCATCCTGTACTGCATGTATCTGGATAAACCCATGCGTGATCATGTGCTTTTGCAAGCCATTGCGCGCGTGAACCGCCCCTACGAAGACGATGAGGGACGCCGCAAGACCAACGGGCTGATTGTGGATTTTGTGGGTATTTTTGATAACTTAGAGCGCGCTTTGGCTTTTGATTCCCAGGATGTGGAAGGCGTGGTCGAGGGGCTCGAGGTTCTCGAAGAACGCTTTGCCGCTCTGATGGAGCAGGGACGCAGGGAGTTTCTCCGCTTGACCCATGGAAAGAGGGGGGACAAGGCGGTGGAGGTTGTCCTGGAGTATTTCCGGGATAAGGAGAGGCGTGAGGGGTTCTACACCTATTTTCGGGAGCTGGAGGAAGTGTATGAGATTCTCTCCCCTGATCCCTTCCTGCGCCCATTTCTCGAGGATTACCGGGCACTCGTGGAGATGTACCGGCTTCTGCGCAGCGCTTATGAGCCCCATGTTCCGGTGGATAAATCGTTTTTGCGCAAGACTGCAGAGATCGTGCAGCAGCACACGACCATGGATACCGTGCATGATCCTGCCGTTACCTATGAATTGGGGGCGGGCGCATTGTTGGCGCTTATAAAGCAGGATGTGCCGGACACGGTTAAGGTATTCAACCTGCTCAAGGAGCTGCATCAGCTGGTAGAAGCCAAGGGTAAAGAACAGCCTCATTTGATCCCTATTGGTGAGCGGGCTGAGGCGGTGCGCCGGGCTTTCGAGGAGCGGCAGATCAACAGTCAGCAGGCTTTGCAAGAACTGTCCGAGCTTGTTCGCAACCTCAAGGACGCTCAGGAGCAACGCCAGAAAAGCGATCTTTCCCACGAGGCCTTTGCCGTGGCGTGGTGGTTGCGGATGCAGAAGGATTTTGATCCGGAACGGGCTGAACGCTTGGCCATATCCATTGAACCAATTTTCAAGGCGTTCCCCCACTGGGCGACCAGCGCTGCGCAAGAGCGAGAGCTCCGCAAAAGGCTTTATAAGATCTTGATCCAGGATGGCGTAAAGGGTAAGGATGTGGTGGGTTGGTCTGACGAGATGCTGAGCCTGCTCAGGAGGGCTGCACAATGA
- a CDS encoding GbsR/MarR family transcriptional regulator, with amino-acid sequence MRAPQGADRVQEFVEAVGAFFEEGGLPRMAGRIFGYLLISVPPEQSLEAIAQALSTSKASISTNTRLLIQIGMLERLKRPGDRKVYYRIRPGSFYTAVKAQLERITRFRLLSEEGLELLADQPPELRARLMELREMYAFFERELPAVLARWEATHKEKQP; translated from the coding sequence ATGCGTGCACCGCAGGGCGCGGACCGGGTGCAGGAGTTTGTTGAGGCGGTCGGCGCCTTCTTCGAGGAAGGCGGGCTGCCGCGCATGGCCGGACGCATCTTCGGGTACCTCCTGATCTCCGTTCCCCCCGAACAATCCCTCGAGGCCATCGCGCAGGCGCTCAGCACAAGCAAGGCCTCCATCAGCACCAACACCCGGCTCCTCATCCAGATCGGGATGCTCGAGCGCCTCAAGCGCCCCGGCGACCGCAAGGTCTACTACCGGATCCGGCCTGGCAGCTTCTACACCGCCGTCAAGGCGCAACTCGAGCGCATCACCCGGTTTCGTCTCCTGAGTGAGGAGGGCCTCGAGCTGCTCGCGGACCAGCCTCCTGAGCTGCGCGCGCGGCTTATGGAGCTTCGCGAGATGTACGCGTTCTTTGAGCGCGAACTCCCAGCCGTCCTCGCGCGCTGGGAGGCCACTCACAAGGAGAAGCAACCATGA